From a single Streptomyces misionensis genomic region:
- a CDS encoding phosphotransferase family protein, translating to MGAPPVPPTAAAERAGSTRTDAVCRAFAARAAAEGVTREGPRHRDHVLPLTQPLAGLLGRAPGTLVTVRLPRPDAAPAVRTWGGEAEILRAVHRVLPEAPECLAAGDGYLIHSHVDGRVPETGDGPPPEAAAALLAAVTQVRGPALPPLPAHWPRNHTDSQGFVRTLARLADRQVRHPDWRAYGGLFTALGVPEDALTRFADRVPALTRRPYGLLHGDLGPGRLVRTAGGLHCTGWELASYGDPLYDLAVHLVRTGRSGPEREATVRAWAEAVHRVRPAAVAGLGKDLPHHLALVRAQALYADVVGAVRALERSFGPAALARATAAVGDALRAATEPLCLGRVPGEREIERVLFRRGASRPGRRPRGIGWVPDRRVPEHPDFPHRAVADALFLEGAAPAERVFKGATHLTTVLRVPGAGFPVVVRREVTVVPRRERSFLSEHAVLAAIERSGVPVAAPRVLALGTSHATDPAHRHHADRFAVHTYEGARDLGRRPDHPVHGLRPHEADCLVDQLAALTGVDHAGLDPLGGRPGFHGWLNEQLVALVEGLPRESRQTARFLGLPDAPRLREILARHRVTDRAPALLHGDLNPWNLVRRDDGPALTLIDWEMALVGDPLYELVRHMHLTPTRPEIRDRMFRRWEARLPERFTRNWREDWRVYRWIELVRSAYVDLDRLVTGSSLDAPNVRRAVASYGMTLAAATASLGLSGRPGALPRLGPA from the coding sequence GTGGGCGCACCGCCAGTTCCCCCCACCGCGGCGGCGGAGCGTGCCGGGAGCACACGCACGGACGCCGTCTGCCGCGCGTTCGCGGCCCGTGCCGCGGCCGAGGGGGTGACGCGCGAGGGCCCGCGCCACCGCGACCACGTGCTGCCGCTGACCCAGCCGCTCGCCGGTCTGCTCGGCCGGGCCCCGGGCACGCTCGTGACCGTGCGGCTGCCCCGGCCGGACGCCGCGCCGGCCGTCCGCACCTGGGGCGGCGAGGCGGAGATCCTGCGCGCGGTCCACCGGGTGCTGCCGGAGGCCCCCGAGTGCCTGGCCGCCGGGGACGGTTACCTCATCCACAGCCATGTGGACGGCCGGGTGCCGGAAACCGGCGACGGGCCGCCGCCGGAGGCCGCGGCCGCCCTGCTCGCGGCCGTCACCCAGGTGCGCGGCCCCGCGCTGCCGCCGCTGCCCGCGCACTGGCCGCGCAACCACACCGACTCCCAGGGGTTCGTGCGCACCCTCGCCCGCCTCGCCGACCGGCAGGTCCGCCACCCCGACTGGCGCGCGTACGGCGGCCTGTTCACCGCCCTCGGCGTCCCCGAGGACGCGCTCACCCGGTTCGCCGACCGGGTGCCCGCGCTGACCCGCCGGCCCTACGGCCTCCTCCACGGCGACCTGGGCCCCGGCCGGCTCGTCCGCACGGCCGGCGGGTTGCACTGCACGGGCTGGGAACTGGCGAGCTACGGCGACCCGTTGTACGACCTCGCCGTCCACCTGGTGCGGACGGGCCGCAGCGGTCCCGAGCGCGAGGCGACCGTGCGGGCCTGGGCCGAGGCGGTGCACCGGGTGCGGCCCGCCGCCGTCGCCGGACTCGGCAAGGACCTGCCCCACCACCTCGCGCTCGTGCGCGCCCAGGCCCTCTACGCCGATGTCGTCGGGGCCGTCCGCGCCCTGGAGCGCTCCTTCGGCCCGGCCGCCCTGGCCCGGGCCACCGCCGCCGTGGGCGACGCGCTGCGCGCGGCCACCGAACCGCTGTGCCTCGGCCGGGTGCCGGGCGAGCGCGAGATCGAGCGCGTCCTCTTCCGGCGCGGCGCCTCCCGGCCGGGCCGGCGCCCCCGCGGCATCGGCTGGGTGCCCGACCGGCGGGTCCCCGAGCACCCCGACTTCCCGCACCGGGCGGTCGCCGACGCCCTGTTCCTGGAGGGCGCCGCCCCGGCCGAGCGGGTGTTCAAGGGCGCCACCCACCTGACCACCGTGCTGCGGGTGCCGGGCGCCGGCTTCCCCGTGGTCGTGCGCCGCGAGGTCACCGTCGTGCCGCGCCGCGAACGCAGCTTCCTCAGCGAGCACGCCGTCCTCGCCGCCATCGAACGCTCCGGGGTGCCGGTCGCCGCGCCCCGGGTGCTCGCCCTGGGCACCAGCCACGCCACCGACCCGGCCCACCGCCACCACGCCGACCGCTTCGCCGTCCACACCTACGAGGGCGCCCGCGACCTGGGCCGCCGTCCCGACCACCCGGTGCACGGACTGCGCCCGCACGAGGCGGACTGCCTGGTCGACCAGCTGGCCGCGCTGACCGGGGTCGACCACGCCGGACTCGACCCGCTCGGCGGCCGGCCCGGCTTCCACGGCTGGCTGAACGAGCAACTGGTCGCGCTGGTCGAGGGCCTGCCCCGCGAGTCCCGGCAGACCGCCCGCTTCCTCGGCCTGCCCGACGCCCCCCGGCTGCGGGAGATCCTCGCCCGCCACCGCGTCACCGACCGCGCCCCCGCCCTGCTGCACGGCGACCTGAACCCGTGGAACCTGGTGCGCCGCGACGACGGACCCGCCCTGACCCTCATCGACTGGGAGATGGCCCTGGTCGGGGACCCGCTGTACGAGCTGGTCCGGCACATGCACCTCACCCCGACCCGGCCGGAGATCCGGGACCGGATGTTCCGCCGCTGGGAGGCCCGGCTGCCGGAGCGGTTCACCCGCAACTGGCGCGAGGACTGGCGGGTCTACCGCTGGATCGAGCTGGTCCGCTCGGCCTACGTCGACCTCGACCGGCTGGTGACCGGGTCGAGCCTGGACGCGCCGAACGTGCGGCGGGCGGTGGCGTCGTACGGCATGACGCTGGCGGCGGCGACGGCCTCGCTGGGGCTGTCGGGGCGGCCGGGCGCGCTGCCCCGGCTGGGGCCCGCGTGA
- a CDS encoding TetR family transcriptional regulator, with the protein MGETEPRETGLRERKKQRTYQEVSDTAVRLFLERGFDAVSVAEVAAAAGISKPTLFRYFPAKEDLVLHRIADHETEAARVVAGEPDPVDALRRHFLAGLERRDPVTGLNDHPQVLAFHTLLYGTPALVARAYRHQERSEAALAEALGGDLDARLAAGQIIAVQRILALDNWRRIAAGERVADVAPDAVRAAERAFGRLAAAVPARPGREAD; encoded by the coding sequence ATGGGTGAGACCGAACCGCGTGAGACGGGTCTGCGCGAACGCAAGAAGCAGCGCACGTACCAGGAGGTGTCCGACACCGCCGTACGGCTGTTCCTGGAGCGGGGCTTCGACGCGGTGTCCGTGGCGGAGGTGGCCGCGGCCGCCGGGATCTCCAAGCCGACCCTCTTCCGGTACTTCCCGGCCAAGGAGGACCTGGTCCTGCACCGGATCGCGGACCACGAGACGGAGGCCGCGCGGGTGGTCGCCGGGGAACCGGACCCGGTGGACGCGCTGCGCCGGCACTTCCTCGCCGGTCTGGAGCGGCGCGACCCGGTCACCGGGCTCAACGACCACCCGCAGGTGCTCGCCTTCCACACCCTGCTCTACGGGACCCCCGCCCTGGTCGCGCGCGCCTACCGGCACCAGGAGCGCTCGGAGGCGGCGCTCGCCGAGGCGCTCGGCGGGGACCTGGACGCGCGGCTCGCGGCCGGACAGATCATCGCCGTCCAGCGGATCCTCGCCCTGGACAACTGGCGGCGGATCGCGGCGGGGGAGCGGGTGGCGGACGTGGCGCCGGACGCGGTGCGGGCGGCGGAGCGGGCGTTCGGGCGGCTGGCGGCGGCGGTGCCGGCACGGCCGGGACGCGAGGCCGATTGA